The genomic window TGACTTTCTTAATTAAGTCTTCAAATCCAACGTATTCTGCACCCGCTGCCTTTGCGGCATCGGCGGCAGCCCCTTTAGCAAAGACTAGAACTTTAACGCTCTTTCCTGATCCATTCGGTAGCGTGACTGTTCCGCGCACCATTTGATCACTTTGTTTAGGATCTACTCCAAGACGGAAAGAGAGGTCAACTGTCTCGTCTGTTTTGCCTTTAGGGAAGGTCTTGAGTATTTTCACCGCCTCACTTAGTGAGTAATGTTTTTGGGGATCATATTTTTTTAATGCAGCTAGATACCGCTTACTGTGCTTTTTAGCCATATGAAGATGCATTGAACTTAAGCCGTGTGATAAAATAGATAATAGATAATAGCTGTTCAATCTACGATGTCAATACCCATGTTTCGAGCTGTGCCAGCTATTATTCGCATGGCCGCCTCATCGGAGTTGGCATTGAGATCTTTCCTTTTAATTTTAACGATCTCCATGAGTTGTTTTTTCGTAATCTTACCCACCTTAACCCGGTTTGGTTCTTTAGAACCTGAGGCAATTCCCGCCGCTTTTTTGAGAAGAGCTGCTGCCGGAGGAGACTTAGTGATGAAGCTAAAGGACTTATCTTTGTAGACTGTAATAACTACCGGGAGGATATTCCCCGCTTCCTTTTGTGTAGCAGCGTTAAATTCCTTGCAAAAAGCCATGATATTGACGCCGTGTTGTCCCAGTGCAGGGCCGACGGGAGGAGCAGGGTTCGCCTGTCCCGCAGGTATCTGTAGGCGAATGTAAGTTGCGATTTCTTTTGCCATATCTTCTTTGAACGTTTCTTATTGGATTTTTTCCACTTGCCAGAATTCAAGCTCTACAGGAGTAGAGCGACCAAAAAGACTAACGGAAACTCTAAGTTTTCCTCTCTCGTGATCGATTTCCTCAATAATCCCCTCTTG from Candidatus Methylacidiphilales bacterium includes these protein-coding regions:
- the rplK gene encoding 50S ribosomal protein L11, giving the protein MAKEIATYIRLQIPAGQANPAPPVGPALGQHGVNIMAFCKEFNAATQKEAGNILPVVITVYKDKSFSFITKSPPAAALLKKAAGIASGSKEPNRVKVGKITKKQLMEIVKIKRKDLNANSDEAAMRIIAGTARNMGIDIVD